One Paenibacillus crassostreae DNA segment encodes these proteins:
- a CDS encoding selenium metabolism-associated LysR family transcriptional regulator — protein sequence MNFHQLHIFHTVAERGSFSSAAQMLHMTQPAVTMQVQALEDYFGTKLLIRGSKKIELTEAGKTLIPYAQRSIDIMREADVAMSSFTHMLQGRLQLGASLTIGEYVLPRLLGPFGQQYPQINIVMKVMNTAQIIDDICKHQLNFGLIEAPIHHPDMVVDVVMKDELKLIVPADHPLAQQDVVDLKDVVQYPFVLREQGSGTRQVMEDQFINKGINLEQLKVVMELGSTGAVKSAVEAGLGITMLSPSSVKHEIALGIVKMIDIKDVAFRRQFYAIHLKSTLLPISAVTFLTFLRQQT from the coding sequence ATGAATTTTCACCAATTACATATATTTCACACGGTTGCTGAACGTGGGAGTTTCTCTTCAGCAGCTCAGATGCTACATATGACACAACCGGCAGTAACGATGCAGGTACAGGCTTTGGAAGACTACTTCGGGACGAAATTACTCATACGTGGCAGTAAGAAAATTGAATTAACAGAAGCAGGAAAGACCCTAATTCCTTATGCCCAACGAAGTATTGATATTATGCGAGAAGCGGATGTGGCCATGTCTTCATTTACACATATGTTGCAAGGTCGATTACAACTTGGAGCTAGCTTAACTATAGGTGAATATGTGTTACCAAGATTATTAGGTCCGTTTGGGCAACAATATCCTCAGATTAATATCGTAATGAAAGTGATGAATACGGCACAAATTATAGATGATATCTGCAAGCACCAGCTGAATTTCGGATTGATCGAGGCACCTATTCATCATCCGGATATGGTCGTAGACGTTGTTATGAAGGATGAGTTGAAACTGATTGTTCCTGCTGACCATCCTTTAGCGCAACAAGATGTAGTAGATTTAAAAGATGTAGTTCAATATCCGTTTGTATTACGTGAACAGGGGTCTGGGACTCGTCAAGTGATGGAGGATCAATTTATTAATAAGGGAATAAATCTAGAACAACTTAAGGTTGTTATGGAGCTAGGTAGTACAGGTGCCGTGAAGTCAGCTGTGGAAGCGGGACTTGGGATCACCATGTTATCTCCATCATCGGTCAAGCATGAGATCGCCTTAGGAATTGTGAAGATGATTGATATTAAAGATGTGGCATTTAGAAGGCAGTTCTATGCTATCCATCTGAAGTCAACCTTATTGCCTATTTCAGCGGTAACATTTCTGACCTTTCTACGGCAACAAACGTAA
- a CDS encoding YlbF family regulator, with amino-acid sequence MSVSELQTFDMAEVLTYAYELGDLINQSVDVSDYLYWKQQVDVHEGVQALIKKLAAKKELFDETERFGHFHPDYHAAQDAVHAVELELEMFEEVRNFKWAEKKLDDMLHQMSETIAFSVSESIKVPSNDPQPKGCGSGGSCSCG; translated from the coding sequence ATGAGCGTATCAGAATTACAGACCTTTGACATGGCAGAAGTGTTGACGTACGCCTATGAATTAGGTGATTTGATCAATCAATCTGTCGATGTGTCAGATTATTTATATTGGAAGCAGCAAGTTGATGTACATGAGGGTGTCCAAGCCCTAATTAAGAAACTAGCCGCTAAGAAAGAATTGTTTGATGAAACAGAACGTTTTGGACATTTCCATCCGGATTATCATGCCGCTCAAGATGCTGTACACGCTGTGGAGTTAGAACTTGAAATGTTTGAGGAAGTTCGGAATTTCAAGTGGGCTGAGAAGAAGTTAGATGATATGCTTCACCAAATGTCAGAGACGATAGCATTCTCCGTATCAGAAAGTATTAAAGTACCTAGTAATGATCCACAACCTAAGGGATGTGGCAGCGGGGGTAGTTGTTCTTGTGGTTAA
- the dapF gene encoding diaminopimelate epimerase gives MEFTKMHGLGNDFIVIYGEQELPQNANELAIQLCHRFFGIGADGLVYILPSDIADFRMRIINSDGSEAEQCGNAIRCVAKYVYDHGYVTADEITIETLGAGAQQVHLHMRDGNVEKVTVDMGEPILDGVQIPTTLTANPIVNYPVEVEGNSFQFTAVSMGNPHCVIYVEDACSFDLEKWGSALEVHPLFPKKTNVEFATIRDRSHVDMRVWERGAGPTLACGTGACATLVSSVLNGTTERSAWISLKGGDLFIEWNEVDNHVYMTGPATAVYTGTIEI, from the coding sequence TTGGAATTCACAAAAATGCATGGACTAGGCAATGACTTTATAGTTATATATGGTGAACAGGAGTTACCGCAAAATGCAAACGAGTTAGCGATTCAATTATGCCATCGTTTTTTTGGAATTGGTGCAGATGGTCTTGTCTATATATTGCCTTCAGATATTGCAGATTTCCGCATGCGTATTATCAATTCAGACGGTTCAGAAGCGGAGCAATGTGGAAATGCTATTCGCTGTGTGGCGAAATACGTATATGATCATGGGTATGTAACAGCGGATGAAATAACGATCGAAACCTTAGGGGCGGGTGCACAGCAAGTTCATCTTCATATGAGGGATGGTAATGTAGAGAAAGTTACCGTTGATATGGGGGAACCTATTTTAGATGGTGTTCAAATACCGACAACGCTCACCGCTAACCCGATTGTGAACTATCCCGTTGAGGTGGAAGGTAATTCATTCCAATTCACAGCGGTCTCTATGGGGAATCCGCATTGTGTGATTTATGTCGAAGATGCGTGTTCATTTGATCTTGAGAAATGGGGTTCTGCATTAGAAGTACATCCTCTTTTTCCTAAAAAAACAAATGTTGAATTTGCAACAATACGGGATCGCAGTCACGTAGATATGAGAGTGTGGGAACGGGGAGCGGGTCCAACTCTTGCCTGTGGTACAGGGGCTTGTGCGACGCTTGTCTCCTCTGTTCTGAATGGGACAACAGAACGTTCTGCTTGGATTAGCCTCAAGGGTGGCGATTTATTCATTGAGTGGAATGAAGTGGATAATCATGTATATATGACAGGACCTGCAACAGCTGTATATACAGGTACGATAGAAATATAA
- a CDS encoding Rqc2 family fibronectin-binding protein, giving the protein MALDGIVTRAIVQELQVYKGARISKIYQPNNHDILFNLRSREGNSKLLLSVNPTYPRVHLTDKSFLNPQEAPMFCMLMRKHCESGTIEDIQQVGMERIIHISIRQRDELGDVSLKKIIIELMGRHSNIILMDASSGIILDGIHHVTPAISSFRIVMPGVAYTEPPEQHKLNPLEVDQDSFIKAYTETEQEPISWIVDSFSGLSPLIAQEVVYRANQEQDSVLSDENRISATLLWRAFSQVMVAVSKHDYQPTIGANVKGKMVFSAISLSMLHSDVTTYNSISECLEEYYGDKAERDTVKQKVSDLLRFLHNERAKNLKKLDHLQEDILEAGDADQYRIWGELIFASLHMINKGDKSVELTNFYDDEQATMTVPLDPLLSPTENAKRYFKKYNKYKNSLVVIDQQLIKTHEEIRYMDDLLQQLSHASMNDIEEIREELIQQQYLRDRSKKTRKKKVKKKNDRPTLHVFTSSEGIEIYVGKNNLQNEYVTNRLASPNDTWLHTKDIPGSHVVIRSDSFGEATLEEAAQLAAYFSQAKESSSVPVDSTLIRHVRKPSGSKPGFVIYDHQKTLFVTPDERRIKELPSTIKN; this is encoded by the coding sequence ATGGCATTAGACGGCATCGTAACAAGGGCTATTGTACAAGAACTTCAAGTTTATAAGGGCGCCCGTATTAGTAAAATATATCAACCGAACAATCACGACATCCTTTTCAATCTTAGATCAAGAGAGGGGAACTCCAAACTACTACTCTCTGTCAATCCAACATACCCACGTGTGCATCTAACAGATAAGAGCTTTCTTAATCCACAGGAAGCGCCGATGTTCTGTATGCTCATGCGTAAACATTGTGAGAGCGGTACAATCGAAGACATCCAACAAGTAGGCATGGAGCGGATTATTCACATTTCCATTCGCCAGCGAGACGAACTCGGTGATGTCTCGCTGAAGAAGATTATTATTGAATTGATGGGGCGACATAGCAATATTATTCTTATGGATGCTTCAAGCGGTATCATCCTAGACGGTATTCATCACGTTACTCCTGCGATCAGCAGCTTCCGCATCGTCATGCCTGGTGTTGCATATACGGAACCCCCGGAACAGCATAAGCTTAATCCTCTTGAAGTAGATCAAGACTCATTTATCAAAGCCTACACGGAAACTGAGCAAGAACCTATCTCTTGGATTGTAGATTCTTTCAGCGGATTAAGTCCTTTAATCGCACAAGAAGTCGTATATCGTGCTAATCAAGAACAGGATTCTGTACTTAGTGATGAGAATAGAATCAGTGCAACCTTGTTATGGAGGGCTTTTTCGCAGGTCATGGTGGCTGTCAGTAAGCATGATTATCAGCCGACCATTGGAGCCAACGTGAAAGGTAAGATGGTATTCTCAGCGATATCACTTTCCATGCTACACAGTGATGTGACTACCTATAACTCAATTAGTGAATGTCTGGAAGAGTATTACGGGGATAAAGCAGAACGTGATACCGTCAAGCAAAAGGTAAGTGATCTACTTCGTTTTCTACACAATGAACGTGCTAAGAATTTGAAGAAACTCGATCATCTCCAAGAAGATATACTTGAAGCTGGTGATGCCGATCAGTATCGAATCTGGGGTGAGTTAATCTTCGCATCACTGCATATGATTAATAAAGGTGACAAATCCGTCGAATTAACCAATTTTTATGATGATGAGCAAGCTACAATGACGGTACCATTGGATCCATTGTTAAGCCCTACAGAAAATGCTAAACGGTATTTCAAAAAATATAATAAATACAAAAATAGTCTAGTAGTCATTGATCAACAACTGATAAAAACCCATGAAGAGATTCGATATATGGACGACTTATTACAACAACTCTCTCACGCCTCTATGAATGATATAGAAGAAATCCGTGAGGAATTAATTCAACAACAATATTTACGAGATCGAAGTAAAAAGACTCGAAAGAAGAAGGTTAAGAAAAAGAATGATCGTCCAACGCTTCATGTATTTACATCATCTGAAGGAATTGAAATTTATGTTGGGAAGAATAATCTCCAGAATGAATATGTCACCAATCGATTAGCTAGCCCTAATGATACTTGGTTGCATACCAAGGATATTCCCGGTTCTCATGTTGTTATCCGAAGTGATTCATTCGGTGAGGCGACACTTGAGGAAGCTGCACAACTAGCTGCTTATTTCAGCCAAGCGAAGGAATCTAGTAGCGTTCCTGTAGACTCCACATTAATTCGTCATGTTCGCAAACCAAGCGGATCGAAACCTGGTTTTGTTATTTATGACCACCAGAAAACATTATTCGTTACGCCGGATGAAAGACGGATCAAAGAATTACCGAGCACTATTAAGAATTAA
- a CDS encoding YlbG family protein, whose protein sequence is MFSERTGFIIWVHDIKAARNLEKYGTVHYISKKMHYVVMYVNADRAEETAKNIRRLSYVRKIERSYRNEIQTEYSSDIPDKTSYYGL, encoded by the coding sequence ATGTTTTCGGAACGGACAGGGTTTATAATTTGGGTCCATGATATAAAAGCAGCTCGTAATCTAGAAAAGTATGGAACCGTTCATTATATTTCTAAAAAGATGCATTATGTTGTGATGTATGTAAATGCTGACCGTGCAGAAGAAACCGCCAAGAATATTCGTAGGCTATCTTATGTACGTAAGATTGAACGCTCCTATAGAAATGAAATCCAGACTGAATATAGTAGTGATATCCCGGATAAAACAAGCTATTACGGTCTATAA
- a CDS encoding calcium-translocating P-type ATPase, SERCA-type, translating into MELKKWHQMDVEELQHVMGVQSQQGLTEEEVEHKRTLSGWNELSEGKRISPIILFLNQFKDFMVVVLMGATLLSAILGEYLDAVTIIAIILLNGILGFVQEFRAERSLRALKNLSAPNAKVLRGGKVNIIPTRLLVPGDVVLLESGDRVPADVRWMETNSCSVEESALTGESLPVSKHCQVITEEDVQLGDQKNIGFMGTMMTRGTAKGIVIRIGMDTEMGKIADLIQSTEAQETPLQHRLEQLGKILIILSLALTILVVVAGILHGQPPMGMLLAGVSLAVAAIPEGLPAIVTVALALGVQRMIKRKAIVRKLPSVETLGCASVICSDKTGTLTQNKMTVTSIWVGGRSLEVTGDGYAPIGQILEKKQPIDLKNDQGLRRLLQIGALCNNSEIVEVTSDETRGKRKVKDDVKDTTWDLKGDPTEGALIALSSKMGMNSHSLGSLYQRELEFPFDSERKLMSVIVSHQGGRLIYTKGAPDVLLNQCSHILWGGNIVPLTGMMRQQVLTANESMASGALRVLGTAYRELRPQERVESEADAESQLVFVGLAGMIDPPRREVRDSIATCRRAGIKTVMITGDHGTTAEAIAHQLGILPRGGISLSGQELAKLNDDQLDAKVDQIYVYARVSPEHKLRIVKSLQRKGHVVAMTGDGVNDAPAIKAADIGIAMGITGTDVTKEASSLILSDDNFSTIVAAIEEGRNIYENIRKFIRYLLASNVGEILTMLFAMMLALPLPLLPIQILWVNLVTDGLPAMALGVDQPEKDLMEHKPRGAKENIFARRLGWKIISRGILIGLCTLAAFWLTLRVAPDQDGQLLKAQSVAFATLVMAQLFHVFDCRSSRSVFHRNPFQNKYLVLAVLSSVLLMLGVFYIEPLQPIFKTVPLGFREWAISLVAAGIPTFLMGAGSVWGGRKQRRNGSQRIIANSTKISA; encoded by the coding sequence ATGGAATTGAAAAAGTGGCATCAGATGGATGTGGAAGAACTACAACATGTCATGGGTGTTCAATCGCAGCAAGGCCTCACGGAAGAAGAAGTAGAACATAAGAGGACCCTGAGTGGTTGGAATGAACTAAGTGAAGGCAAACGCATTTCTCCAATCATTCTTTTTTTGAATCAGTTCAAGGATTTCATGGTCGTGGTATTAATGGGAGCCACCCTGTTGTCAGCTATTCTAGGTGAATATCTAGACGCTGTTACGATTATCGCCATCATCCTGTTGAACGGCATACTTGGATTTGTACAAGAGTTCAGAGCTGAACGTTCGCTTCGAGCACTGAAGAATCTATCAGCACCAAATGCGAAAGTTCTCCGTGGTGGTAAAGTGAATATTATCCCCACAAGGCTGCTTGTACCCGGTGATGTTGTTCTATTAGAAAGTGGGGATCGAGTTCCTGCGGATGTACGTTGGATGGAGACCAATAGCTGTAGTGTAGAGGAGTCTGCACTTACGGGTGAATCTTTACCTGTATCGAAACATTGCCAAGTGATTACTGAAGAAGATGTACAACTAGGAGATCAGAAAAATATTGGGTTTATGGGTACGATGATGACTCGTGGTACAGCTAAGGGGATCGTCATTCGCATAGGAATGGATACTGAGATGGGTAAGATTGCAGATCTCATTCAGAGTACAGAGGCACAAGAGACACCTTTACAACACAGATTGGAACAGCTCGGCAAAATATTGATTATATTGTCCTTAGCTCTTACTATTCTAGTGGTTGTCGCAGGGATCTTACACGGACAGCCTCCCATGGGAATGTTATTGGCGGGTGTTAGTCTAGCTGTTGCAGCAATTCCTGAAGGATTACCGGCCATTGTCACGGTTGCCTTGGCACTCGGTGTGCAACGGATGATCAAGCGTAAAGCTATTGTTCGTAAATTACCTTCTGTAGAAACACTTGGATGTGCATCTGTTATCTGCTCTGATAAGACAGGAACATTAACCCAGAATAAGATGACCGTCACTTCAATCTGGGTTGGGGGGCGTTCCTTGGAGGTAACAGGGGATGGTTATGCTCCCATAGGACAAATATTAGAGAAAAAACAACCCATAGATCTTAAGAATGACCAAGGATTGCGGCGATTGCTACAGATCGGAGCATTATGTAATAACTCCGAGATTGTAGAGGTCACGTCAGACGAGACACGTGGTAAAAGAAAGGTAAAAGATGATGTTAAAGATACCACTTGGGATTTGAAAGGGGATCCTACTGAAGGAGCACTTATAGCGTTATCTTCCAAGATGGGGATGAACTCTCATTCGTTAGGAAGTCTGTATCAACGAGAGCTTGAATTTCCATTCGATTCTGAACGGAAGCTAATGTCGGTTATTGTATCCCATCAAGGCGGGAGACTCATCTATACGAAGGGAGCACCAGATGTCTTGCTGAATCAGTGTTCACACATTCTGTGGGGAGGAAATATTGTTCCACTCACAGGGATGATGAGACAGCAAGTATTAACGGCTAACGAGAGCATGGCTTCAGGAGCATTACGTGTGCTAGGAACAGCTTATCGGGAATTACGACCACAAGAAAGGGTGGAAAGTGAAGCAGATGCAGAATCACAGCTTGTCTTTGTTGGGTTAGCTGGAATGATCGATCCTCCACGACGTGAAGTCCGAGATTCAATAGCGACATGTCGTCGTGCAGGGATAAAGACAGTGATGATAACAGGAGATCATGGAACTACTGCTGAAGCGATTGCCCATCAATTAGGTATTTTGCCACGAGGAGGAATTTCACTTAGTGGGCAAGAATTAGCGAAGCTTAATGATGATCAGCTGGATGCGAAGGTCGATCAAATTTACGTCTATGCCCGTGTATCCCCAGAGCATAAACTACGAATCGTCAAATCGCTTCAACGTAAAGGACATGTCGTCGCTATGACAGGTGACGGAGTGAACGATGCACCTGCCATTAAAGCGGCAGACATCGGTATTGCAATGGGTATAACGGGGACTGATGTCACCAAGGAAGCCTCATCATTAATTCTCAGTGATGATAATTTCTCTACGATTGTTGCTGCGATTGAAGAAGGTCGTAATATTTATGAGAACATACGTAAATTCATTCGATATCTATTGGCATCCAATGTAGGTGAGATCCTCACGATGTTGTTTGCGATGATGTTGGCATTACCACTACCTCTTCTACCGATTCAGATATTATGGGTCAACCTAGTAACAGATGGTTTACCTGCTATGGCATTAGGTGTAGACCAACCAGAGAAAGATCTGATGGAGCATAAGCCAAGAGGTGCAAAAGAAAATATATTTGCCCGCCGCCTGGGTTGGAAAATAATTAGTCGTGGAATATTAATTGGACTCTGCACGCTTGCAGCATTTTGGCTCACACTTCGTGTCGCACCAGATCAAGATGGACAGTTACTGAAGGCGCAATCTGTTGCTTTTGCAACTCTGGTAATGGCACAATTATTCCATGTGTTCGATTGCCGTAGTTCACGTTCTGTATTTCATCGAAATCCATTCCAGAACAAATATCTAGTACTAGCAGTACTATCCTCTGTACTCCTCATGCTAGGTGTGTTCTATATCGAACCGCTCCAACCGATATTTAAAACTGTACCACTTGGATTTCGTGAATGGGCAATCTCACTTGTAGCAGCTGGAATACCGACCTTCCTGATGGGCGCAGGGAGTGTATGGGGTGGAAGAAAGCAAAGGCGCAATGGATCGCAACGTATTATAGCAAATAGTACAAAGATTTCAGCATAA
- a CDS encoding PHP domain-containing protein, translated as MNNQLGRCDLHTHTQASDGMQPASVNVQLAKDKGLSAISITDHDTVAGIEEALVAGVEVGITVVPGIEISTRSGGKEIHVLGYYINYKDDMFLQRLVGLRETRQSRNSKIIEKLQNLGVNITMEEVIMGLGRTLLPDESVGRPHIADVLVHKGYATDMRDAFDRYLAEGARAFVSEPRISPIDACVWIREAGGAPVLAHPGIYGDDILVREIIKSAAPAGIEVYHSDHEKEDETRYMAMAEEFGLIITGGSDFHGARQGVVFHGDIGSVAVSTAVLEQLRRSTQA; from the coding sequence ATGAACAATCAGTTGGGACGATGTGACCTTCATACACATACACAAGCATCCGATGGGATGCAACCCGCTTCGGTTAATGTTCAGCTAGCCAAAGATAAAGGCTTATCTGCCATTAGTATCACTGATCATGATACTGTAGCGGGAATAGAGGAAGCACTAGTTGCGGGTGTAGAAGTTGGTATTACCGTTGTTCCAGGTATTGAAATCAGCACTCGTTCTGGAGGAAAAGAAATTCATGTACTTGGTTACTATATTAATTATAAGGATGACATGTTTCTTCAACGACTTGTTGGATTGCGTGAAACCAGGCAATCTCGAAATAGTAAAATCATCGAGAAACTTCAAAACTTAGGAGTCAATATCACGATGGAAGAAGTTATTATGGGGTTAGGCCGCACATTACTTCCTGATGAGAGTGTTGGTCGGCCACATATTGCAGATGTATTGGTTCATAAAGGGTATGCTACAGATATGCGGGATGCTTTCGATCGTTATTTAGCCGAAGGGGCTCGGGCTTTTGTATCTGAACCTCGTATTTCACCAATAGATGCATGTGTGTGGATTAGGGAAGCGGGCGGTGCACCAGTATTAGCTCATCCGGGAATCTATGGGGACGATATACTAGTAAGAGAGATTATAAAGAGTGCTGCGCCAGCTGGTATTGAAGTCTATCATTCTGATCATGAGAAAGAGGATGAGACTCGATACATGGCTATGGCTGAGGAATTTGGGCTTATTATAACTGGAGGATCGGATTTTCATGGCGCTAGGCAAGGTGTTGTATTCCATGGTGATATAGGTTCGGTTGCAGTCTCTACTGCAGTATTAGAACAATTGAGAAGATCCACACAAGCATAA